A genomic segment from Pseudomonas sessilinigenes encodes:
- a CDS encoding LysR family transcriptional regulator — MQGHRLRDLEAFLAVAEEASFTRAAARLGISQSALSQVIRGLEESLGLPLFARTTRSVSVTPAGERLLLLIGPAVGQIHAGLEKVTELRDKPSGTIRISADEYAVHSVLQPALRHFLPQYPDINVELTVDYGLTDIISGRYDAGVRRGGLVAKDMIAVNISAPHPMSVVGSPAYLAQRQAPQQPRDLTEHACINLRLPTHGEHFAWVFAKAGHEQRVRVEGQFISNSIASAREAALHGLGLAYLPQAYVSDALESGQLVEVLAQWRKTFEPYYLYYPSRRHPSAAFTLLLEALRHKPQAATLST, encoded by the coding sequence ATGCAAGGACATCGACTTCGGGACCTGGAGGCTTTCCTCGCAGTAGCGGAAGAAGCCAGCTTCACCCGCGCAGCTGCGCGGCTGGGCATTTCGCAATCGGCCCTGAGCCAGGTCATCCGCGGGCTGGAGGAAAGCCTCGGCTTGCCACTGTTCGCCCGCACCACCCGCAGCGTCTCGGTAACGCCGGCCGGCGAGCGCTTGCTGCTGCTCATCGGACCGGCGGTGGGCCAGATCCATGCGGGGCTGGAGAAAGTCACCGAGCTGCGGGACAAGCCCTCGGGCACCATCCGCATCAGTGCCGATGAATACGCCGTGCACAGCGTGCTGCAACCAGCGCTCAGGCACTTCCTGCCGCAATACCCGGACATCAACGTCGAACTCACCGTCGACTATGGCCTGACCGATATCATCAGTGGTCGCTACGATGCCGGTGTACGCCGGGGCGGGCTGGTGGCCAAGGACATGATTGCAGTGAACATCAGTGCACCACACCCGATGAGCGTGGTGGGCTCGCCCGCCTACCTGGCGCAGCGCCAAGCGCCGCAGCAGCCGCGAGACCTGACCGAACACGCCTGCATCAATCTACGCCTGCCCACCCATGGCGAGCACTTTGCCTGGGTGTTCGCCAAGGCGGGCCATGAGCAACGGGTCCGGGTCGAGGGCCAGTTCATCAGCAACAGCATCGCCTCGGCGCGCGAGGCGGCCTTGCACGGCCTCGGCCTGGCGTACCTGCCCCAGGCCTACGTCAGTGATGCCCTGGAGAGCGGGCAGCTCGTCGAAGTGCTGGCACAATGGCGCAAGACATTCGAACCCTACTACCTGTACTACCCCAGCCGGCGCCACCCTTCGGCAGCCTTTACCCTGCTGCTCGAGGCATTGCGCCATAAACCACAGGCCGCCACGTTATCTACCTGA
- a CDS encoding YheT family hydrolase, which yields MSIWISACAVLAVVLGAYYLFTAARRPQLIYQPNPQNQALIARVPRLTRRFWATPWLFNGHLQLLGLGLKKVLAARLSYDHVDTLRMADGGTTALHWLGSDLSEQVPTLVVLHTITGSPHSMRGFVRDLQRLTGWRVVLCERRGHGQLPLTSPRFNTMGDTADLREQLQLIAERYPQSALYAAGISAGTGLLIRYLGEQGADTPLRGAFAYCPGYDIRVAFGRARAPYTRLMARKLVRQFVSPNRQALAHLPSLAALEGAQSLDEFHRHLYECAGYPTQQAFLEACNPMLVMETVTIPLLVLNAEDDPVCVLGNVRDHQNALSRMPRTLLAVTRRGSHCAYLAGFTARSWAHHLAADFLRAVHGQTRS from the coding sequence ATGTCGATTTGGATCAGCGCCTGTGCCGTGCTGGCGGTAGTGCTGGGTGCGTACTATCTGTTCACGGCCGCACGCAGGCCACAGTTGATCTATCAGCCCAACCCGCAGAACCAAGCGCTGATTGCCCGAGTACCGCGCTTGACCCGACGCTTCTGGGCCACGCCCTGGTTGTTCAACGGCCACCTGCAGCTGCTCGGGCTGGGGTTGAAGAAGGTCCTGGCTGCGCGCCTGAGCTACGACCATGTCGATACCTTGCGCATGGCCGATGGCGGCACTACCGCACTGCATTGGCTTGGCAGCGATTTGTCGGAGCAGGTCCCGACCTTGGTGGTGTTGCATACCATCACCGGCTCGCCACATAGCATGCGTGGCTTCGTCCGTGATCTTCAGCGGCTCACTGGCTGGCGCGTGGTGCTGTGCGAGCGGCGCGGCCACGGCCAGTTGCCGCTGACCAGCCCGCGTTTCAACACCATGGGCGATACCGCCGATCTGCGCGAACAACTGCAGTTGATCGCCGAGCGCTACCCGCAATCGGCGCTTTACGCCGCCGGCATTTCCGCCGGCACCGGCTTGCTGATTCGCTACCTGGGCGAGCAGGGCGCCGATACGCCGCTGCGGGGTGCCTTTGCCTATTGCCCGGGCTACGACATCCGCGTCGCCTTTGGCCGTGCACGTGCGCCCTATACCCGTTTGATGGCCAGGAAACTGGTGCGCCAGTTCGTGTCCCCCAATCGCCAGGCACTGGCGCACTTGCCCAGCCTGGCAGCCCTGGAGGGCGCGCAGAGCCTGGATGAATTCCACCGGCACCTGTACGAGTGCGCGGGTTACCCCACCCAGCAAGCCTTTCTCGAGGCTTGCAACCCGATGCTGGTGATGGAGACCGTGACCATCCCGCTGCTGGTGCTCAATGCCGAGGATGATCCGGTCTGCGTCCTGGGCAACGTGCGCGATCACCAGAACGCCCTGTCACGCATGCCCAGGACGTTGTTGGCCGTTACCCGCAGAGGCAGCCACTGTGCTTATCTCGCAGGCTTTACGGCGCGTTCATGGGCGCACCACCTGGCGGCCGATTTCCTGCGGGCGGTGCATGGGCAAACCCGCTCCTGA
- a CDS encoding SDR family NAD(P)-dependent oxidoreductase translates to MNYDLHGKVVLITGAAGGIGSATARELYVHGANLVLTDTRQEAVDQLAQEFDAQRVLALELDVTDSAASRQVVHLAVERFGHLDVAFANAGISWKGTPATLRTCDEDEFRSIVEVDLFGVWHTVRAALPEVVRNRGQILVTSSTYAYLNGMANAPYALSKAAVESMTRSLRAELGSTGATASVLYPGWVNTAIAKVAFGGNAIATKMNEIGVPPFLNQPVGPEVIGRGVVRGLRKRQPRITAPFRWAPISVMRGIFNVFTDWHVAREPRLQRLLQQLEQEVVRNRPQG, encoded by the coding sequence ATGAACTACGACCTTCACGGCAAAGTTGTCCTGATCACCGGTGCGGCCGGCGGCATCGGCTCCGCCACCGCCCGGGAGCTGTATGTGCACGGCGCCAACCTGGTGCTGACCGATACCCGGCAGGAGGCGGTGGACCAATTGGCCCAGGAGTTCGATGCCCAACGGGTGCTGGCACTGGAGTTGGACGTGACCGACAGCGCGGCGTCCAGGCAGGTGGTGCACCTGGCAGTGGAACGCTTTGGCCATCTGGACGTGGCCTTCGCCAATGCCGGCATTTCCTGGAAGGGCACGCCGGCGACCTTGCGTACCTGCGATGAGGACGAGTTCCGGAGCATCGTCGAAGTGGACCTGTTCGGCGTGTGGCATACGGTGCGTGCGGCCTTGCCGGAAGTCGTGCGCAACCGTGGGCAGATCCTGGTCACTTCGTCTACCTACGCCTACCTCAATGGCATGGCCAATGCGCCCTACGCCTTGTCCAAGGCCGCGGTGGAGTCGATGACCCGCTCGCTGCGCGCCGAGCTGGGCAGTACCGGCGCCACTGCCAGCGTGCTTTATCCGGGGTGGGTGAATACGGCCATCGCCAAGGTTGCCTTCGGTGGCAACGCCATCGCCACCAAGATGAACGAAATCGGGGTTCCGCCGTTCTTGAACCAGCCGGTGGGACCGGAAGTGATCGGTCGTGGCGTGGTGCGGGGCTTGCGCAAGCGCCAGCCGCGCATCACCGCGCCTTTTCGCTGGGCGCCCATCTCGGTCATGCGCGGTATCTTCAATGTGTTCACGGATTGGCATGTTGCGCGCGAGCCTCGCCTGCAGCGCTTGCTCCAGCAACTGGAGCAAGAGGTGGTGCGCAATCGGCCCCAGGGCTGA
- a CDS encoding SDR family NAD(P)-dependent oxidoreductase produces MTHYVLSDRVIAITGATGGLGRAAAVALRGKGAKLVLLDLDRDSLNALAVELGGPGVAAAWVADVRSLQSLEAALKDAAGHFGGIDVVIAGAGIGSPESLESMEPAAFDRVVDINLSGVWRTFRAALPYVKARQGYLLAISSMAAFVHSPLNAHYTASKAGVWALCDSIRLELKPQGVGVGSFHPTFFQTPMMEAVIDHPCSALVWNNHRGIWKFVALDQVVASLVDCIERRRDLVTVPSSNGMVAKACGLLRRLIERIGFEPSKVAEAVRLTNTRKAP; encoded by the coding sequence ATGACCCACTACGTACTCAGCGATCGCGTCATCGCCATCACCGGCGCCACAGGCGGCCTTGGCAGGGCCGCTGCCGTCGCGCTGCGCGGGAAGGGGGCCAAGCTGGTCCTGTTGGACCTGGACCGCGACAGCCTCAATGCCCTGGCAGTCGAGCTGGGCGGTCCTGGTGTTGCTGCTGCGTGGGTGGCCGATGTGCGATCGCTGCAGAGCCTGGAGGCGGCGCTCAAGGACGCGGCAGGGCATTTTGGCGGCATCGATGTGGTGATCGCCGGGGCGGGCATCGGCTCTCCCGAATCGCTGGAGTCCATGGAGCCCGCCGCCTTTGACCGGGTTGTCGATATCAACCTCAGTGGCGTCTGGCGCACCTTTCGTGCCGCTCTGCCGTATGTCAAGGCGCGCCAGGGTTACCTGCTGGCCATCTCCTCGATGGCGGCGTTCGTGCATTCGCCCCTGAACGCGCACTACACCGCCAGCAAGGCTGGGGTCTGGGCCCTGTGCGACAGCATTCGCCTGGAACTCAAGCCCCAGGGCGTCGGGGTGGGGAGCTTCCATCCAACGTTCTTCCAGACGCCGATGATGGAGGCGGTCATCGACCATCCGTGCAGCGCCCTGGTGTGGAACAACCACCGGGGTATCTGGAAGTTCGTGGCGTTGGACCAGGTGGTTGCCTCTCTCGTCGACTGCATCGAGCGTCGGCGCGACCTGGTCACGGTGCCGAGCAGCAACGGCATGGTGGCCAAAGCATGCGGTCTGCTGCGGCGCTTGATCGAGCGGATCGGCTTCGAGCCCAGCAAGGTGGCTGAGGCGGTACGACTCACGAACACCCGCAAGGCCCCCTGA
- a CDS encoding alpha/beta hydrolase → MSDISEFPVSTTLHFYSNATRCVADFYQPAGAGPFPVVVMAHGLGGTRGMRIPAFAQRFVAAGYACLAFDYRHFGDSDGEPRQLLDIKRQLEDWHAALAHARSLAQVDPERVAIWGTSFGGGHVLTIAAEDPQVAAVISQCPFTDGLASSLVTQPLVSIKLTALAVLDRLGAMLGAKPVMAALAGQPGETAFMTSPDSWGGYHGLIAPGASNRNEIAARFALDIIRYYPGRRTPGIQVPVLFSVCDPDSVAPAKATLRHAGRAPHHEIKRYPYGHFAIYVGKPFEEVVADQVDFLLRTVPVAQKKNEPERRSRG, encoded by the coding sequence ATGAGCGATATCAGTGAATTCCCGGTCTCGACAACGCTGCACTTTTACTCCAATGCCACTCGCTGTGTAGCCGACTTCTATCAGCCGGCAGGTGCCGGGCCGTTTCCTGTGGTGGTGATGGCCCACGGGCTGGGCGGCACCCGGGGAATGCGTATTCCGGCCTTTGCCCAACGTTTCGTGGCGGCCGGGTACGCCTGCCTGGCCTTTGATTACCGCCACTTTGGCGACAGCGATGGCGAACCCCGTCAATTGCTGGACATCAAGCGCCAGCTGGAGGATTGGCATGCAGCGCTTGCCCATGCCCGAAGCCTTGCGCAGGTGGACCCGGAACGTGTGGCGATCTGGGGCACCTCCTTTGGCGGCGGGCACGTACTGACGATCGCCGCCGAGGATCCGCAGGTGGCCGCGGTGATTTCCCAGTGCCCCTTCACCGATGGCCTGGCCTCCAGTCTCGTCACCCAGCCACTGGTGTCTATCAAGCTCACCGCGCTGGCGGTGCTGGACCGCCTCGGCGCGATGCTCGGTGCCAAGCCGGTCATGGCCGCGCTCGCCGGCCAGCCGGGTGAAACGGCGTTCATGACTTCGCCCGATAGCTGGGGCGGGTACCACGGGCTGATCGCACCCGGTGCCAGCAATCGCAACGAAATCGCCGCACGCTTCGCCCTGGACATCATCCGCTACTACCCCGGGCGCCGGACTCCCGGGATTCAAGTGCCCGTGCTGTTCAGCGTTTGCGACCCCGATAGCGTGGCTCCGGCCAAAGCGACCCTGCGACACGCCGGGCGCGCTCCGCATCACGAGATCAAGCGTTATCCCTACGGCCACTTCGCGATCTACGTCGGCAAGCCGTTCGAGGAAGTGGTGGCCGACCAGGTCGACTTCCTCCTTCGCACGGTCCCGGTGGCGCAAAAGAAGAATGAGCCTGAGCGGCGCTCCCGCGGATAA